The sequence TTTCCCGCCTCAGAAATAGTACCAGATCGAATGGTAGTCGTTCACGTTCTCGCCCTCGGCCGCCAGGCGGGTCAGGTAGTCGTGGATCGAGACATCCGTGTACAGGTAGGGCTTGGTCAGGGCCAGCATCGACTCCCAGGGGTAGAACCGGTAGACCCGGCGGCCGTCCGGCAGCAGCATCACGATCTCGTGGTCCTGCCACGACTGCAGATAGCTCTTGCCCAGGGTGGGCACGTTGAACACCGGGGTGTCCGTGCGGGCCAGGCCCGGCAACAGGCGCGCCTCCTCGGTCCACTCCTGCAGCAGCCTGGCGATGGGCACCCGGAAATCGACGGTCTCATCCTTACCCTTGGCGTTGAAACAGTAGTAGGGGTCCACTCCGCTGCGCTTGAGCACCCGCCGCAGGTGCGCGGTCTGGAAGCGCCGGCTGTTGTAGAAAGTGAAAACCTCCTGGTTGTACACGCTCAGGCCCGCCGAGCGCAGACGGCCCACCGCATCCAGGGCCGCGGGGGTCATTTCGAGCGGGCTTTCGAAATGAGTCACCACGCAGACCTCGCGCCGTCCCAGCTCGTGGTGGCGCGACAGCAGTGACACCAGCTCCGGGGTGATCCGCATCGGCAGGGTCACCGGGGTGCGGGTGCTGATCCGGATGCGCTCCAGGTGGCCGATTGCGGCCAGGCGCTCCAGGACCCAGGCCAGGTACTCATCGCCCAGGGTGAGCGGGTCGCCGCCGGTGACCAGCACCTCCTGGATGTTCTCGTTCTCCGCGACCCAGTCGATAGCTTTCTCAAGCCGCTCGCGGGTCTCGCCGCTGCGGTCCAGGCCGGTCACCTCCCAGTTGCGCTGGCAGTAGACACAGAGCTGCGGGCAACTGTTGAAAGCCTTGAGGATCAGCACGTGCACGTAGCGCCGCGTGATCCCGTCCTGCGGGCTGGTGGCGGCCTCGCCCATGAAATCGAGGTCCTGGCCGCTCTCCGCTGCCCGGCGCATGCCCTCCACATAGTGCAGCCCCGGCAGCACCTGCGCCCGCAGGGCGGCATCCGTGGCTCCGGGGCCGGGCCTCTGGAACAGGCTCAGGTAATAGGGGGTGATCTGGAACGCGAGGCCCTGCCGTTCGGCCTGGGCCAGGGCGTGTCGCTCGCTGTCTGTCAGTTCGACCAGGCGTTCCAGGTCGGACAGGCGGCAGACGATATGGCGCATCTGCCAGCAGCAGTCGTTCCATTCCCTGGGGCCGGCCCCCAGGGCGGCGGCGATCCGCCGCACCGACTCCTCGTTCAGCGCCCGGACCCGCCCGTCAAGGCCGCTTTCGTAGCGCGCCATGGCCTCGCGCACCCGCTTGCCGTAACTGTCCAGAAGGTGCGAGCGCGCCAGTCCGGGCCGCTCCTCGGCGGTCAGCTCCAGCGCGGAGGGCTTTTCCCGGCGGTAGAACCCGAAACGCCCGTTGATCCCCAGGAACAGGAACAGCATCTCGAGAATGAACCCCCGGCTGACCGGCTCGCCCCGCGAGACGGTGCGCGAGGCCAGCTTGATCAGGCTCCCCAGGGCGCTGGCCCCGCTAAGTTTCTCGTTCTCGGTGCGGATGATGTTCTTGAACACCCGGATACACCATTTGGCGTGCTTTTTCCGCACGTCGTGCAGGTCCTTGAATTTCTTGTCCGAGTAGATGTTGAAATAGTGCCGTTCCAGGTCGTTCAGGTACTCGAACAGCCCGTTGCGGGCTTCGCTGATCGAGGCGCGGCTGAGCAGAATGTGCTGTATCTTGCGGTCCGTCTGCCAGAGAAGGTCGAGCAGGGCGGGCCGCTCGAGGTTGAGGATGCGTTCGAGGGAAACGGCGCGGGCGGGAGGCTCCAGGGCCCTTTCGCCGCCGAGTCCGCCGGCCTGCGGCGGGGCGTGGATTCCAGAGACTTCCTGGTCGTAGTTGATCATATCGATACCCTCACTTTCAATTCGGGGGGGCTTTTCGCCCCTGGCTCCGGGTGAGCGCACCGGGAGGCCGGGGGGCGGATAACACTCTCATCGGATGACTGGGCCAGGACTGCGGTCGGTGCACAACTCTGAACGGGATATTCGGGCGGTGCTCTTCCGTTCTCTTCTCTCTCCACTTGATAATTAAAGCCGTGCGGCGCCTTTTGTCAAGCCGCAATTGCAAGGATATTCCGGCGAACGAGTTAGAAAGGAAACGGTTGGACAGAGTGAGCGGCGCCGCGGATTTATCCGGTTGACAGCTCACCCCAGGAGTCGATAGATTTCAAAGCTGTAAGAGCACTGGTAAACAGAGATCGGTCCGGAGTGACAAGAGAGATGCGAAAAAAGGGGAGGCGGGTATTGTGATGCGGTCTGGTATTGTCCGTGAAAGAGAGTCTGCGCAAGTGCTGCGGCCTAAAGCGGCGGCGGCGCTGTTCTGCGTCTTGGCTGTCATGATTTATCCCTTTGCGCTCCGGGCGGCCTCGTCCGACAGCCTGGAGCTCAACCGCAAGATCGACAAAATCCTGGCCCGCTACGGCCAGCTCCCCGAGAACTGGGGCATTGTGTTCCGCTCGCTGGACAAGGGCGACTACCTGGTCCGGCGCAACGACCAGCACGGCTACATGCCCGCCTCCAACCTCAAGCTGCTGGTGACCGCTGTGGCCCTGGACGCCCTGGGGCCGGACTACCGTTTCCGCACCACCGTGCTGGCGGATGGCTCGGTCTCGCCGGGCGACAGCACGTTGCAGGGCGATCTGGTTCTGCGCGGCAGCGGCGACCCCACCATTTCCGACCGTTTCTTCCGCAGCACCACCGCGGTCTGGGACGAGCTGGCCGCCGAGGTTCACGCTGCCGGCATCCGTCACGTCAGCGGCGACCTCGTGGCCGACAATTCCCTGTTCCAGCCGCCGTTCCTGGCGGACGGCTGGTCGTGGGAGGACCTCACCTGGTGGTACGCCGCCCCGGTGAGCGCCCTTTCCTACAACGACAACGTGATCGACCTGAACGCCTATCCGGCCTCCCAGGTGGGCGAGCCGCCCGTGATCCGCGTCACACCCTCCTCTTCGGTGATGAACGTGATCAACCGCGCAGTCACCGTGGGCGACCGCA comes from bacterium and encodes:
- a CDS encoding KamA family radical SAM protein; protein product: MINYDQEVSGIHAPPQAGGLGGERALEPPARAVSLERILNLERPALLDLLWQTDRKIQHILLSRASISEARNGLFEYLNDLERHYFNIYSDKKFKDLHDVRKKHAKWCIRVFKNIIRTENEKLSGASALGSLIKLASRTVSRGEPVSRGFILEMLFLFLGINGRFGFYRREKPSALELTAEERPGLARSHLLDSYGKRVREAMARYESGLDGRVRALNEESVRRIAAALGAGPREWNDCCWQMRHIVCRLSDLERLVELTDSERHALAQAERQGLAFQITPYYLSLFQRPGPGATDAALRAQVLPGLHYVEGMRRAAESGQDLDFMGEAATSPQDGITRRYVHVLILKAFNSCPQLCVYCQRNWEVTGLDRSGETRERLEKAIDWVAENENIQEVLVTGGDPLTLGDEYLAWVLERLAAIGHLERIRISTRTPVTLPMRITPELVSLLSRHHELGRREVCVVTHFESPLEMTPAALDAVGRLRSAGLSVYNQEVFTFYNSRRFQTAHLRRVLKRSGVDPYYCFNAKGKDETVDFRVPIARLLQEWTEEARLLPGLARTDTPVFNVPTLGKSYLQSWQDHEIVMLLPDGRRVYRFYPWESMLALTKPYLYTDVSIHDYLTRLAAEGENVNDYHSIWYYF